In Camelus ferus isolate YT-003-E chromosome 10, BCGSAC_Cfer_1.0, whole genome shotgun sequence, the following proteins share a genomic window:
- the ZBED5 gene encoding zinc finger BED domain-containing protein 5: MIAHLLCVLSYNVNTFVILNVYSKLTMFCTTNTLPMDLLLKQGSLKQEVESFCYQIVSESNDQKVGILQSEDEQLQPSVSKNSEGELSRVKFMSNSNKITTFSKKPKRRKYDESYLSFGFTYFGNRDAPHAQCVLCKKILSNSSLAPSKLRRHLETKHAAYKDKDISFFKQHLDSPENSKPPAPKIVNTDNESATEASYNVSYHIALSGEAHTIGELLIKPCAKDVVMRMFDEQYSKKIDAVQLSNSTVARRIKDLAADIEEELVCRLKICDGFSLQLDESADVSGLAVLLVFVRYRFNKSIEEDLLLCESLQSNATGDEIFNCINSFMQKHEIEWEKCVDVCSDASRAMDGKIAEAVTLIKYVAPESTSSHCLLYRHALAVKIMPTSLKNVLDQAVQIINYIKARPHQSRLLKILCEEMGAQHTALLLNTEVRWLSRGKVLVRLFELRRELLVFMDSAFRLSDCLTNSSWLLRLAYLADIFTKLNEVNLSMQGKNVTVFTVFDKMSSLLRKLEFWASSVEEENFDCFPTLSDFLTEINSTVDKDICSAIVQHLRGLRSTLLKYFPVTNDNNAWVRNPFTVTVKPASLVARDYESLIDLTSDSQVKQNFSELSLNDFWSSLIQEYPSVARRAVRVLLPFATMHLCETGFSYYAATKTKYRKRLDAAPHMRIRLSNITPNIKRICDKKTQKHCSH, from the coding sequence ATGATTGCTCATCTTCTATGTGTCCTGTCTTATAATGTCAACACATTTGTGATACTCAATGTTTACTCTAAATTAACCATGTTTTGTACCACAAACACATTGCCTATGGATCTGTTGCTGAAACAAGGAAGTCTTAAACAAGAAGTAGAATCTTTTTGTTATCAAATTGTGTCTGAATCAAATGATCAAAAGGTTGGAATATTACAAAGTGAAGATGAGCAGTTGCAGCCTTCAGTTTCTAAAAATTCAGAAGGTGAGCTTTCCAGGGTCAAATTTATGTCCAATTCCAACAAAATAACAACATTTAGtaagaaaccaaaaagaagaaaatatgatgaAAGTTACTTGTCTTTTGGATTTACTTACTTTGGAAATAGAGATGCACCTCATGCTCAGTGTGTGTTATGTAAGAAAATTCTATCAAATAGCTCTTTGGCCCCTAGTAAGCTTCGAAGACATTTGGAAACTAAACATGCTGCATATAAAGACAAAGACATTAGCTTTTTCAAGCAACATCTTGATTCACCTGAAAATAGTAAACCCCCAGCACCTAAAATTGTCAATACAGATAATGAAAGTGCTACAGAAGCATCGTACAATGTAAGTTACCACATTGCCCTGAGCGGAGAGGCTCATACTATTGGAGAGTTGCTTATCAAGCCTTGTGCGAAAGATGTCGTGATGCGGATGTTTGACGAACAGTATAGTAAAAAAATAGATGCAGTACAGCTGTCAAACAGTACTGTTGCGCGTCGAATTAAGGATCTAGCTGCTGACATTGAAGAAGAGCTTGTTTGTAGACTGAAGATTTGTGATGGGTTTTCACTGCAGCTAGATGAATCAGCTGATGTTTCAGGACTTGCTGTGCTGCTTGTGTTTGTTCGTTACAGGTTTAATAAGTCTATTGAGGAAGACCTACTCTTATGTGAGTCTTTGCAGAGTAATGCCACCGGTGACGAAATTTTCAACTGCATCAACAGTTTTATGCAAAAACATGAAATTGAATGGGAAAAATGTGTTGATGTTTGTAGTGATGCTTCTAGGGCAATGGACGGGAAAATTGCCGAGGCTGTCACCTTGATAAAATATGTGGCTCCCGAAAGCACCAGTAGTCACTGCCTATTATATAGACATGCACTTGCAGTTAAAATAATGCCTACATCTCTGAAAAATGTGCTCGATCAGGCAGTCCAAATCATCAATTATATTAAAGCTCGGCCACATCAGTCCAGACTACTAAAAATTTTATGTGAAGAAATGGGTGCCCAGCATACAGCACTTCTTCTAAATACGGAGGTGAGGTGGCTTTCCCGAGGTAAAGTTCTTGTAAGACTCTTTGAGCTTCGTCGTGAACTATTGGTTTTCATGGATTCTGCTTTTCGACTTTCTGATTGTTTAACAAATTCATCGTGGCTGCTAAGACTTGCATATCTTGCAGatatttttactaaattaaatGAGGTTAATCTGTCGATGCAAGGGAAAAATGTGACAGTTTTTACAGTATTTGATAAAATGTCATCATTgttaagaaaattagaattttgggcCTCATCTGTAGAAGAAGAAAACTTTGATTGTTTTCCTACACTCAGTGACTTTTTGACTGAAATTAATTCTACAGTTGATAAAGATATTTGCAGTGCCATTGTGCAGCACCTAAGGGGTTTGCGCTCTactctgttaaaatattttcctgtaacAAATGATAATAATGCTTGGGTTAGAAATCCATTTACAGTAACTGTTAAACCAGCCTCATTAGTGGCACGGGACTATGAGAGCCTGATTGATTTAACATCTGATTCCCAGGTGAAGCAAAATTTCAGTGAACTTTCACTTAATGATTTTTGGAGTAGCCTAATTCAGGAGTATCCAAGTGTTGCGAGGCGTGCCGTTCGTGTATTGCTTCCTTTTGCTACAATGCACCTGTGTGAAACAGGATTTTCCTATTATGCTGCAACAAAAACGAAGTACAGGAAAAGACTTGATGCTGCACCTCATATGCGGATCCGACTTAGCAACATCACACCTAATATTAAGCGGATATGtgataaaaagacacaaaaacactGTTCTCATTAA